A single genomic interval of Meleagris gallopavo isolate NT-WF06-2002-E0010 breed Aviagen turkey brand Nicholas breeding stock unplaced genomic scaffold, Turkey_5.1 ChrUn_random_7180001953934, whole genome shotgun sequence harbors:
- the LOC104917034 gene encoding olfactory receptor 14A16-like, with protein MPNSSSISEFLLLALADTRQLQLLHFWLLLGIYLAALLGNGLISTAVACHHRLHSPMDFFLLNLALLDLGCISTTLPKAMVNILHETRDISYAGCAAQVFFFLFLFSAEYCILTIMSYDRYVAICKPLHYGTLMDSRACATMAAAAWATGALFALLHTANTFSQPLCQGNAVDQFFCEIPQILKLSCSELDYLWEIGFIIVSVLAILGCFIFIVVSYVQIFRAVLRMPSEQGRHKAFSTCLPHLAVVSLFVTTDFLAYLKPSSISSTSLDLVVSFLYSVVPPTLNPLIYSMRNQELKDAVRKMMSWTNISRGRLLICLNK; from the coding sequence atgcccaacagcagctccatcagcgagttcctcctgctggcgttggcagacacacggcagctgcagctcctgcacttctggctcttgctgggcatctacctggctgccctcctgggcaacggcctcatcagcacagccgtagcctgccaccaccgcctgcacagccccatggacttcttcctgctcaacctcgccctcctcgacctgggctgcatctccaccactctccccaaagccatggtCAATATTCTCCATGAAACaagggacatctcctatgcaggatgtgctgcacaggtcttcttctttttgtttttgttttcagcagagtattgcattctcaccatcatgtcctatgaccgctacgttgccatctgcaagcccctgcactacgggaccttgatggacagcagagcttgtgccaccatggcagcagctgcctgggccactggggctctctttgctctgctgcatactgccaacacattttctcagcctctctgccaaggcaatgctgtggatcagttcttctgtgaaatccctcagatcctcaagctctcctgctcagaaTTAGACTACCTCTGGGAAATTGGATTTATTATAGTTAGTGTTCTTGCTATACTTGGGTGTTTTAtattcattgttgtgtcctatgtgcagatcttcagggccgtgctgaggatgccctctgagcaggggcggcacaaagccttctccacatgcctccctcacctggctgtgGTCTCTCTCTTTGTCACCACTGACTTTCTGGCCTACCTGAAgccctcctccatctcctcaacATCCCTTgacctggtggtgtcatttctgtactctgtGGTGCCTCCAACACTGAATCCTCTCATCTACAGTATGCGGAACCAGGAGCTGaaggatgcagtgaggaaaatgatgtCATGGACAAATATCAGCAGGGGTCGTcttctcatctgtctgaataaaTGA